acctgaacacacctgaacatacCTGAACACAGATGAacccacatgaacacacctgaacacacctgaacacacctgaacatacctgaacacacctgaacacacctgaactcacatgaacacacccGAACACACCCGAAcatacctgaacacacctgaacacatcttgacacacctgaacacacctgtactcacctgaacacacctgaacatacATGAACACGTCTGAACTCacatgaactcacctgaacacacctaaacacacctgaacacacctgaacacacctaaacatacctgaacacacatgaactcacatgaacacacatgaacacacctgaacacacctgaccaCACCTAAacatacctgaacacacatgaacacacatgacatatatgaacacacctgaacacacatgaacacatctgaacacacctggacacacctGTACTCACCTGAACTCACATGAAcatacctgaacacacctgaactcacctgaacacacatgaacacacctgaacacacatgaacacacctgaacatacatgaacacacatgaacacacctgaactcacctgaacacacctgaactcacatgaacacacctgaacacacctgaacatacctgaacacacctgaacatacATGAacgcacctgaacacacctaaactcacctgaactcacctgaacataCATGAacgcacctgaacacacctaaactcacctgaactcacctgaacacacatgaactcacctgaacacatctgaacacatctgaacacacctgtactcacctgaacacacatgaacacacctgggcacacatgaactcacctgaacacatctgaacacacatgaactcacatgaacacacctgaacacacatgaacacatctgaacacacctgtactcacctgaacacacctgaacacacatgaacacgtCTGAACTCacatgaactcacctgaacacacctgaactcacctgaatacacctgaacacacataaactcacatgaacacacccGAACACACCCGAACACACCCGAagacacctgaacacatctgaacacacctgtactcacctgaacacacctgaacacacctgaacacacctgtacTCACCTGAACATACATGAACACGTATGAACTCacatgaactcacctgaacacacatgaacagacctgaacacacctaaagatacctgaacacacatgaacacacatgaactcacatgaacacacctgaacataactgaacacacctgaacacacctgaacacacctgaacacacctgaacacacctaaacatacctgaacacacctggactcacctgaacacacaggacatatatgaacacacctgaacacacctgagcACACCTGTACTCACCTGAACTCAAATGAACTCAaatgaactcacctgaacatacctgaacacacctgaactcacctgaacacacatgaactcacctgaacacacatgaatacatctgaacacacatgaactcacctgaacacacatgaacacatctgaacatacatgaacacacatgaactcacatgaacacacgtgaacacacccaaacacacgtgaacacacctgtactcacctgaacacacctgaacacacatgaacacgtCTGAACTCacatgaactcacctgaacacacctgaactcacctgaacacacctaaacatacctgaacacacataaacacacatgaactcacctgaacacatctgaacacacctgaacacacctgtactcacctgaacacacatgaacacacctgggcacacatgaactcacctgaacacatctgaacacacatgaactcacatgaacacacctgaacacacctgaacacacctgaacacacctgaacacagatgaacacacctgggcacacatgaacacatctgaacacacatgaactcacatgaacacacctgaacatacctgaacacacctgaactcacatgaacacacatgaacagacctgaacacacctgaccaAACCTAAACATAGGTGAACACACCtggactcacctgaacacacatgacatacatgaacacacctgaacacacctaaacacacctgaactcacctgaacacacctgaacacacctgaccaCACCTAAACAtacctgaactcacctgaacacacatgacaTATATGAACAcgcctgaacacacatgaacacatctgaacacacctggacacacctGTACTCACCTGAACTCACATGAAcatacctgaacacacctgaactcacctgaacacacatgaacacacctgaacatacatgaacacacctgaacacacatgaacacacctgaactcacctgaacacacctgaactcacatgaacacacctgaacacacctgaacatacctgaacacacctgaacatacATGAacgcacctgaacacacctaaactcacctgaactcacctgaacataCATGAacgcacctgaacacacctaaactcacctgaactcacctgaacacacatgaactcacctgaacacatctgaacacatctgaacacacctgtactcacctgaacacacctgaacacacatgaacacgtCTGAACTCacatgaactcacctgaacacacctgaactcacctgaatacacctgaacacacataaactcacatgaacacacccGAACACACCCGAACACACCCGAagacacctgaacacatctgaacacacctgtactcacctgaacacacctgaacacacctgaacacacctgtacTCACCTGAACATACATGAACACGTATGAACTCacatgaactcacctgaacacacatgaacagacctgaacacacctaaagatacctgaacacacatgaacacacatgaactcacatgaacacacctgaacataactgaacacacctgaacacacatgaacacaccagaACACACCTGACCACACCTAAAcatacctgaacacacctggactcacctgaacacacaggacatatatgaacacacatgaacacacctgagcACACCTGTACTCACCTGAACTCAaatgaactcacctgaacacacctgaactcacctgaacacacatgaactcacctgaacacacatgaactcacctgaactcacatgaactcacctgaacacacatgaacacatctgaacacacatgaactcacctgaacacacatgaacacatctgaacatacatgaacacacatgaactcacatgaacacatctgaacacacctgtactcacctgaactcacatgaacacacctgaacacacgtGAACACACGTGAACACATCTGAACTCACGtgaactcacctgaactcacctgaacacatctgagctcacctgaacacacatgaacacaaatgaacttacctgaacacacctgaacacacttgaacacacctgaactcacctgaacacatctgaactcacctgaacacacatgaacacacctgaactcacctgaacacacatgaacacacccgaacacacctgaactcacctgaacacatctgaactCACAcgaacacacctgaactcacctgagcacacatgaacacacctgaacacacatgaacacagagtagacacaaaaacatgaaaatcaaatCCAGAAAAAAACGTTACAACTTTGACATAAAAATATTCTGAGATTGCATCATACtaaaactgtctctctctgcctgtctctctgtctgtctgtctctcacaggTCGTGTCTTCCTGCTGcagttcttttctttgtgtttttgtctctggtCTTTGTTCTGTAAATATTGTGTTAGAGTTCAGAGCGTCTGTAGTTCTGTAGTTCGACTCTCAGCtgctcttgttgttgttctgatCCAGAGTCAGTCTGAGCTGGACtaactgtatatgtgtgtaaataaacacagctgAGCGTCTGCTGTTACTTTTCTTACTGAACAATAAAACTGAGGTTGAACAAAGAAACCAGGCTGCAGTCTGTTTATGGTCACGGTTTATGGTCATGACGTCACGTGAAGACATGTGACGTCACGTGTCTTCACATGACGTCATGTGTCGTCGGGTGTCTTCAGGTGTTGTCATGTGGTTCGTCTTTGTCTCAGCTCGTAGTTTTCCTTCAGCGTCACCAGCAGTCGACTCATGGCCTCTGGAAACACACGGTGAGTTCACTgacctccttgtcctcctcaaaatatacatttattatttattaatattaatgttccACCTGCGACACGTGACCTCCCAGGTGACCTCCTACGTGACCTCCCAGGTATGTGAACGTTTACACTTTCAAAAGTTTTTGTCTCTGACCAGCTGCAGTTCACTTCTTTCCAGTTTCCTCCTCAACAGAACCAGTTCACTGAAGCCGACCCGCCCCTGgtccagaggaggaggtgaaggaggtgaggaggaggaggtgaaggaggtgaggaggaggagaggaggagtgaggggGCGGAGCCACAGGACCTCTGTCTCCAGGACACACAGGAAGTGGAGTTAACACAACGTGTCACAGTCTCTGCCCACTCACCTTCATCACTGCTCGACATCACCTGACCTGAGGACAAGACCAGTAAGCTGGTCTAAATCTGGATCTGGTCTGGGTCTGGATCTGGTCTGCTGGTCTGGGTCTGATCTAAATCTGGGTCTGGATCTGGTCAGGGTCTGATCTGCTGGTCTGGATCTGGTCTGCTGGTCTGGGTCTAATCTAATTCTGGGTGTGGATCTGGTCTGCTGGTCTGGATCTGGTCTGCTGGTCTGGGTCTTGTCTGCTGGTCTGGATCTGGTCTGCTGGTCTGGGTCTGATCTAATTCTGGGTCTGGATCTGGTCTGGGTCTTGTCTGCTGGTCTGgatctgttctggttctggtctgctGGTCTGAGGACTCCTGCAGAGATGTGGGCGGAGACTTCCTGACATGCTGcaggtgagtgtttgtttttgtttggtatGATCAGGTACAGTCAGGTACAGGGTACAGTCAGGTATGAtcaggtacaggtacagtcaGGTATGATCAGGTACAGTCAGGTATGAtcaggtacaggtacagtcaGGTACAGtcaggtacaggtacagtcaGGTATGATCAGGTATGAtcaggtacaggtacagtcaGGTATGATCAGGTACAGTCAGGTATGAtcaggtacaggtacagtcaggtatgatcaggtacaggtacagtcaggtatgatcaggtacaggtacagtcaggtatgatcaggtacaggtacagtcaggtatgatcaggtacaggtacagtcaggtatgatcaggtacaggtacagtcaggtatgatcaggtacaggtacagtcaggtatgatcaggtacaggtacagtcaggtatgatcaggtacaggtacagtcaGGTATGATCAGGTATGAtcaggtacaggtacagtcaggtatgatcaggtacaggtacagtcaggtatgatcaggtacaggtacagtcaGGTATGATCAGGTATGAtcaggtacaggtacagtcaggtatgatcaggtacaggtacagtcaggtatgatcaggtacaggtacagtcaGGTATGATCAGGTACAGTCAGGTATGATCAGGTGATGGGGTCCAGGTGTGCTGTCAGGTAAAgcagatgtttgttgttttattttaaaaacaaacgaCAGCTGATAGAAAAAGTCTTTTATTGGACGCTCAgctgtgatgacatcacagagcagGAAGTGGAAGACGTTTTCACACCATCATGACGTTCTTCATCAAACCTGTCAGAACCTTTAAGTTCTGTTAGAACATCGGGTCCTGATCAGAACCTTTAAGTTCTGTTAGAACATCGGGTCCTGATCAGAACCTTTAAGTTCTGTTAGAACATCCGGTCCTGATCAGAACCTTCATCTGTTTAACcctcattaatattcatcacctcattaatattcatcacAATTAAAACAAACGAGTTTAAACTCTGATGgcgtgaaataaaaacaaacttcctGTTTGCATAGCTTCAAACATTATGACTTCacgtgacatcacttcctgtacaacacaggaagtgatgtcacattttcagctcattcaaaacaaaaatgaaaaaactttgattgttgaagcagaaaaaaagttaaagtgcagttgaatgttaattaacatattGACGGATGTGAATGAAGCTGATTATAATACTGCTGCAGGCTGTAAACCTGaaatcagaaaaacatttacaataaactttatttaaatgacgCATCAGTGaactcattaatattcataattatattttatattttcagtcaaatttaaaaacatttgaaataaattcaTCGAAGTTCATCGACACGTCATTTAAATTCAAGGTTCCCACATGTTCTCAAACATCAATTTCAATGACTTTTCAAGGCTTTTCCAGGCCCACTGTTCACAATGAGCAGAAGGTTTAAGAACTTTCAAGCACCTGTGGGAGCCCTGGGATTGTTTTCAAGGAGACCcatgaagcactttgtaacacTTTAGGAACACGAACAGAACGTTTTAAGACACACTGGAACATTtcttacaaaaataaaagctcaaacttttcaaaataaaatagacagTCGGCTGTTAAAGACACAagataatacaaaaatacagaaaaacacaaacgttTGTCTGCAGCTCATCGTCGGAAAAAcgtcttgtttgtttcatgtcgCTCATGTCACCTTGGTTACCACAGCAACGTGCTGCAGCCACGCCACAAAAACACGCCAGTGtcacatgacaacaaaaaaatcatcatcatcgtgaTGGTGAAGCAGCGACTGGTCTGAAGATCAGCTGCAGATTACTGATGAATAATTCATGAGTTAAATACTTGATGATGTCATACTGCCATGAAATCATTTATAaaagtttgaattattaattaatttgatcatttgacTTCATAtcataaaattatatttaataatcaaacaaactttgaTTATCGCTGCTGATGTGAAACAagtgagacaaaaacagacacacgatgacatcacacaatgatgtcatgctcttttttttcataacatTTTCCTTcgttaaaaaacattttctaaatgctGCGTTTGAGTCTCTGCTGAGCGGACGGCAGTGAGAGttaaaaagaggagaaggaggacgaggaggagggcATGCAGGAAGTAAAGAGAAAGATTTGAGCCGATTGAGAAGCAGAGAAACTTCCCTGAAAGTCTGAAgtgattttcttcttcatgtttccATAGGTTTGTTCCTCctgcaagaggaggaggagtaggaggagcaACCCTGAGGCGAGGCTCCGCCTACAGCAGCATACACCTAAAGAAACTCTTTTTCGAGCGAGGCTCTGTGATCTTGACGGGCCCACCTCCTCCTGAAGGATTGTTATCGTTCtacaggaaacacagagaggtcaaaggtcgcacaggtcaccatgacaacaagcTCACAAACTCATCCCGTCGTATAGACTCGTCCTGACGTATAAACTCGTCCCGTCGTATAAACTCGTGTTGTCCCGTCGTATAAACTCGTCCCGTCGTGTGGTATAAACTCGTCCCATCCCGTCGTATAAACTCGTCTTGTCGTATAAACTCGTGTTGTCCCGCCGTATAAACTCGTCCCGTCGTGTGGTATAAACTCGTCCCATCCCGTCGTATAAACCCCTACTGTCGTATAAACTCGTCTTGTCGTATAAACTCCTCCTGTCGTATAAACTCGACTTGTCGTATAAACTCGTCTTGTCGTATAAACTCGTCGTGTCGTATAAACTCGTCTTGTCGTATAAACTCCTTGTGTCGTATAAACTCGTCCTGTCGTATAAACTCGTCCCGTCGTATAAACTCATCGTGTCGTATAAACTCCTTGTGTCGTATAAACTCGTCTTGTCGTATAAACTCGTCTTGTCGTATAAACTCCTCCTGTCGTATAAACTCATCGTGTCGTATAAACTCGTCGTGTCGTATAAACTCCTCCTGTCGTATAAACTCGTCGTGTCGTATAAACTCGTCCTGTCGTATAAACTCGTCCTGTCGTATAAACTCGTCGTGTCGTATAAACTCCTCCTGTCGTATAAACTCGTCGTGTCGTATAAACTCGTCGTGTCGTATAAACTCCTCCTGTCGTATAAACTCGTCGTGTCGTATAAACTCGTCCCGTCGTATAAACTCCTCCTGTCGTATAAACTCGTCGTGTCGTATAAACTCGTCCCGTCGTATAAACTCGTCGTGTCGTATAAACTCGTCTTGTCGTATAAACTCGTCTTGTCGTATAAACTCGTCTTGTCATATAAACTCGTCTTGTCGTATAAACTCATCGTGTCGTATAAACTCATCGTGTCGTATAAACTCGTCTTGTCATATAAACTCGTCTTGTCATATAAACTCATCGTGTCGTATAAACTCACCTACTGTCCGTAGAAACCGGCTTGTCGTTAAACTCTCGCTGTCGTATACACTCCTCCTGTCGTATAAACTCGTCGTGTCGTAAAACGCAGTACGCGTCGTGTCCGTAATANNNNNNNNNNNNNNNNNNNNNNNNNNNNNNNNNNNNNNNNNNNNNNNNNNNNNNNNNNNNNNNNNNNNNNNNNNNNNNNNNNNNNNNNNNNNNNNNNNNNNNNNNNNNNNNNNNNNNNNNNNNNNNNNNNNNNNNNNNNNNNNNNNNNNNNNNNNNNNNNNNNNNNNNNNNNNNNNNNNNNNNNNNNNNNNNNNNNNNNNNNNNNNNNNNNNNNNNNNNNNNNNNNNNNNNNNNNNNNNNNNNNNNNNNNNNNNNNNNNNNNNNNNNNNNNNNNNNNNNNNNNNNNNNNNNNNNNNNNNNNNNNNNNNNNNNNNNNNNNNNNNNNNNNNNNNNNNNNNNNNNNNNNNNNNNNNNNNNNNNNNNNNNNNNNNNNNNNNNNNNNNNNNNNNNNNNNNNNNNNNNNNNNNNNNNNNNNNNNNNNNNNNNNNNNNNNNNNNNNNNNNNNNNNNNNNNNN
The Larimichthys crocea isolate SSNF chromosome VIII, L_crocea_2.0, whole genome shotgun sequence genome window above contains:
- the LOC113746276 gene encoding uncharacterized protein LOC113746276; translated protein: MSLYDKTSLYDKTSLYDTMSLYDTMSLYDKTSLYDKTSLYDKTSLYDKTSLYDTTSLYDGTSLYDTTSLYDRRSLYDGTSLYDTTSLYDRRSLYDTTSLYDTTSLYDRRSLYDTTSLYDRTSLYDRTSLYDTTSLYDRRSLYDTTSLYDTMSLYDRRSLYDKTSLYDKTSLYDTRSLYDTMSLYDGTSLYDRTSLYDTRSLYDKTSLYDTTSLYDKTSLYDKSSLYDRRSLYDKTSLYDSRGLYDGMGRVYTTRRDEFIRRDNTSLYDKTSLYDGMGRVYTTRRDEFIRRDNTSLYDGTSLYVRTSLYDGMSL